The proteins below are encoded in one region of Lactuca sativa cultivar Salinas chromosome 3, Lsat_Salinas_v11, whole genome shotgun sequence:
- the LOC111906170 gene encoding uncharacterized protein LOC111906170, protein MSVCCGVECFFALGCLRWAWKRCTYVGGDDSATWPPATVEEFESVPHLCRVILAVYEEDLHHPKCPPLGGYRLNPDYVVKRVTYQETLGHAPPHLIYLDHDRREIVLAIRGLNLKKESDYKLLLNNRLGMQMFDGGYVHHGLLQSAIWLLNQESENLKRLWIENGSCYKMIFVGHSLGSGVAALMTVIVVNHRDMLGGIPRELVRCYALAPARSMSLNLAVKYADVIYSVVLQDDFLPRTATPLEDIFKSIFCLPCLIFMVCLRDTFIPEGRKLRDPRRLYAPGRMYHIVERKFCRCGRYPPEVRTAIPVDGRFEHIVLSSHATSDHAIIWILREAEKAVQLMKENKNSSESITTAPKVQKFSRLQSIEEEHKDALERAVSLNIPHAVKTTDDVADNEDRVSTSAVSEEHQEGEAADELASKQKDDVERSPNWHDLVERLFERTKSGKLVKKEDVNAPDSH, encoded by the exons ATGTCTGTTTGCTGTGGAGTTGAGTGTTTTTTTGCTTTAGGCTGTCTTCGATGGGCATGGAAGCGGTGTACTTACGTCGGCGGCGACGACAGTGCCACTTGGCCACCAGCCACCGTCGAGGAATTCGAATCCGTCCCACACCTATGCCGCGTCATCCTCGCCGTATACGAAGAAGATCTCCACCACCCAAAATGCCCTCCACTTGGTGGATACCGTTTAAACCCCGATTACGTTGTCAAGCGTGTTACTTACCAGGAAACACTCGGCCACGCGCCTCCGCACTTGATTTATCTCGACCACGATCGTCGTGAAATCGTATTAGCAATTAGAGGGTTGAATTTGAAGAAAGAGAGCGATTACAAACTGTTACTCAACAATCGATTAGGGATGCAGATGTTCGATGGTGGATATGTGCATCATGGGTTGTTACAATCGGCGATTTGGTTGTTGAATCAGGAGTCTGAGAATCTGAAACGATTGTGGATTGAGAATGGGTCATGTTACAAGATGATATTTGTGGGTCATTCACTTGGGTCAGGGGTAGCGGCATTGATGACAGTGATAGTCGTGAATCATAGGGATATGCTCGGCGGGATACCAAGGGAGTTGGTGCGGTGTTATGCTCTTGCTCCGGCGAGATCTATGTCGCTTAATTTGGCCGTGAAATACGCCGATGTTATCTACTCAGTTGTTTTACAG GATGATTTTTTACCAAGAACAGCGACACCATTGGAAGATATCTTCAAGTCGATCTTCTG TTTGCCATGTTTAATCTTTATGGTTTGCTTGAGGGATACATTCATACCAGAAGGTAGGAAGTTAAGAGATCCAAGAAGATTATATGCTCCAGGAAGAATGTACCACATTGTTGAAAGAAAGTTTTGCAG ATGTGGCAGATACCCTCCAGAGGTGAGAACTGCAATTCCTGTTGATGGAAGATTTGAACATATTGTTTTATCATCACATGCTACATCTGATCATGCCATCATCTGGATTCTAAGAGAAGCAGAGAAGGCTGTGCAA TTAATGAAGGAAAACAAAAACAGTTCAGAAAGCATTACAACAGCACCAAAGGTACAAAAATTCAGTAGGCTGCAATCAATTGAAGAGGAACATAAAGATGCATTAGAAAGAGCAGTGAGCCTCAACATACCACATGCTGTCAAGACCACTGATGACGTGGCGGATAACGAGGATCGAGTGTCCACGTCAGCAGTTAGTGAAGAACATCAAGAAGGAGAAGCTGCTGATGAGTTGGCATCGAAGCAGAAAGATGATGTGGAGAGAAGTCCTAATTGGCATGATTTGGTTGAGAGACTGTTTGAAAGGACAAAATCAGGCAAGCTTGTAAAAAAAGAAGACGTAAATGCCCCCGATTCACATTGA